One Bacteroidetes Order II. bacterium genomic window, GTATCGTTGAACAGTATTTTAGGCCTGTTTCTATAGCGAGACAGGCTTTTCTATTTAACCGTTTAGAGGAACTGGTCTTTCTTGATTGGGTATGGTAATAATTTGATGTTCGGGTAACCGTATAGCAGAAAGGGTTCCAAACTGGGGGATATAATTAAACACACACCCCGTGTCAATACAAATCAAATTGGCTTGCATCAGCACATGGGGCTGAGGAGTATGGCCACAAATAACGGTTTTTTCCCACTCATTAAATTCGGTGCGCAGGTGACTACGCTCCCATAGAAAGATTTCTTGGTCGAAGAGGCTAAGATTTTGTGCAACGGTAAAGCGCGGCTTAAGTCCACCATGCACAAATAAGAACTCTTCTGCTTCGTAATAAAACAGTGTATCCCGTATAAAACGGATATGCTCTTCGGGAATCTGTTCAAATCCTGCACGACGGTAACTTTCCATCGTATCACGGCCACCGTTGGAAAGCCAAAGGGCCTCGATACCGCCATCCAGCATATCCAGTAACATTTGCTCGTGGTTGCCACGCAAAAAAACGCAATTTTGAGTTTTGCGGTATGCCAAGAGAAAATCTATAACCCCTTTAGAGTCCGGGCCACGGTCTATATAATCCCCGATAAAAACCAGAATATCGTCCTCTCTGGGCGCAATTTCTTTCAACAGGGCTTCTAAAGTAACTCGACAGCCATGAACATCACCGATTGCAACGAAACCCATTCTTTATTTGCCTTTCGGGTGCCTGAAACAGTTTGACGGAAAAACAATATACTTCCATTCTGGCACGAATGGTACACAAAATAAGTTTTTTATTCTGCTTCATTTACGGACGCTTTCTGACGAACCGGATTGGAAGCCGATATCTCAACCAATCCACGCCCCGTTTTACTGATTTTGCCTGCCTTGGTTAGGTCGCCCAAGATGGCATCCAGAATACCATTGATAAATTTACCACTTTGCGCAGTGCTGTACTCTTTTGCTACTTCGATACATTCGTTAATCGTAACCTTGGGTGGGATATCCGGAAAACCAAGCAACTCGGTAATGGCTATACGCATCAGAATGCGGTCTATCAGGGCTATCCGTCGTAACTCCCAATTACGTGTATGCTGCTTGATGATCTCGGCTGTCTCTGCATTAGAATCAATCGTTTGTAAGAATAAGCTGGTTGCAAAGGCATGGGCAGCCGGATCCAACTCTCGCTTGAGTACCGTGCGAATGATCTCTTGTGCATCAGATCCACTAAGTTCAAAGGCATAAAGGGCTTGCATTACCCGTTCTCGTGCTTGTCTTCTGGTACTCATGCTACAATTTTTCAAGGTATGTATTGGGGCGCATTGCAAGCTACGATTTATGGAATGAAGGGATGATGGAAAATCAGTGACCTATCAGGTTATATGGTTCAGATTTATGGTGTCTAAGCGAAAAAGTATCTTCTAAACCTTTATTTCACATGTATTCTTCCGCTTCTCTTATTGCCCGTTGGCGTTCGTTTCCTATGCTTATGGTCGTTCTCTTGATGGGATCAGGTATTATGGCGGCACCCCTATTCGCCCATGAGGACTGGTTCTTGGGTACGATTATGCTTCTCTGTTGGATTTTTGCAACGTCTTTGTTACCTGAACGCAAATTGGTTAGCCTAAGGCCACTTTTTCGGGGAATTGGGTTGGGGCTATTGTGTTTTGTCTTTGGTGGTTTACGTATGTCTGCAGACTTGAATAGCGCTCCCAACGATATTTCACATTTCATCACAGAGCCAATAACATCCGGGCAAACGCTGGTTTATGGAGAAGTTTCAGACTTTCCCGTTCGGTACCGCAGCGGGCTTAGGTTTACCCTCAAGGTTTTTGGGATAGAGCAGAATCGTTACCAAGTGGCTTCTGGAAAGGTACTGGTTTACCTAAAACTCAACCCAGAAAGTGGATTGCCAGATTTGCACTGGGGTGATCACATTCAAGTGGCAGGACGGTTAGAACGACCAAAACCAAAACGAAATCCCGCAGATTTTGACTTTGCGACCTATCTGTCCCATAAAAACATCCAGTCCGTCTTGTATGTGCGTGAGCCACAAACCTTATCGCGGACTGGTAATACGAATGGGTGGATTCATCGTTCTGTTAATCATCTTAGGGAAAAGATCCGTCATACCATTACACATTACACCGCTTCTAATGAGATGGCATCTATGCAAAAGGCTTTGCTTATCGGAGACCGTACCGACTTGCCAGAAAACCTCAAACAGTCTTTCAATAATACAGGACTAACGCATTTGTTGGCTGTTTCGGGATTACACGTTTTACTTATCGGTATGGTATTATTCAATCTACTACGTCCGCTATTAGGCCGCATCAAACGGCTTAGCTGGACTGCAATCGAAGTCATTCGTTGTACGGTTACGTTTGTGGTGTTGATTTTTTTCTTGTGGATTACAGGTGGTAGTCCTTCGGTTATTCGGGCTGTTGTTATGGCTGCGGTTTTTCTATCGGCAACGCTTATACAACGTGACACCTCTGGATTGAATAGTTTGGGAGTGGCTATGTTCATCATGCTGTTGCTACAACCCGGAACTTTATACGACATTGGCTTTCAGCTTTCCTGTGCTGCGGTTGCTGGCATTGTCATTTTCCAGCCATCACTCCAACGTATAACCAAGTACAAGCCTATTCGCCACGATTGGCAGAAGGCAGGCATACAGTCTATTGGTGTTTCTGTGGTGGCTACTGCGGCCACAGCACCTATCCTCCTATATCATTTTGGCCAAGTATCTCTTGCTGGCGTTTGGTTAAACCTGGTTGCCATTCCGCTATCCGATTTAGCCATTCTTTCCATTTTGCTTACCGTAGTTCTTGATTGGTTTGTACCAAGTGTGGCCTTTGTGATGGGGAACACTGCCAGTGCACTTACTTCCTTATTTACTGGTTTTGTTTCGATCAGTGATACCTACTTTGGACACTTTCGCATTCATGGTTTCGTTACCAGTCTATGGTTGATCTTGAGCCTTTTGTTGGCACTTTTTATGTTTGCTCAATGGGATTTCCCAAGAATACGCTACCGCACGGCAATTGCTGCCCTCTTTTTTGCACTGATTGGGTTTACACTTCCTCGTATATCCTCGAGCCTTAGTCCTCAGCTCAAGGTAACTTTTTTTGACGTTGGGCAAGGGGATGCTGCACTGATCGAGTTTCCAAATGGTAAAACGCTGTTAATTGATGCAGGAGACCGAAATGAGTTTTATGATGCGGGCTTATCCACGATTATTCCACACCTCCGAAAGTTAAACCGTAATCGGTTAGATGTGGTGGTCATTTCGCATCCACACCAAGACCATATGGGCGGATTGCCCTCTTTATTGACACAGTTAGATATAGGAGAGGTATTTACCAATTTACAACCTTGCCAGTCCAATATCTGTATAGAGGTAGATTCACTGGCTCTTGTGCGAAATGTGGCGATCAAGGGCTTACAAAGGGGCATGTTTTTACAATTAGACCCTTCTGTTTTGGTTGAAGTACTTGCACCTGTTTCTAAGCCACTTGCACATCAAGATGTGAATAGTCATTCCATTGTATTGCGTATTCAACATGGTACACATCAGTTTTTATTTATGGGTGATGGTACTGCATTTACAGAATACGGCTTGATACAAACCAATCCTGTGGCACTTGCTTCCGATGTCGTTAAGGTAGGTCATCACGGATCCGCTACCAGTAGTACCCCTGAGTTTATCCAGCGGGTGATGAAGCCTAAGACCAAAGCAGTGGTGAGCGTTGCAGAACGGAACGTTTATCGTCTTCCCAACGAAAACGTTTTAGGACGTTGGCGGTATTTTGGGGCAGAGGTTGTAGAAACCAGATCAGAGGGTGCTATCATTTTTACTGCGAGTGCAAAAGGGGTCAAACAAGTCGCTTGGCGTTAGTTTTCCACAAATCCTTTTTAATGATGATAATAATTAAGTTTTTAAATTTTTAGTTGTATTAGTTGTAGGGGGTGGGGATATGTTCATAAGCAACTTTTCCACATTTCCCTGTTCAACTTATTTTAAAGTTGTTAAGTGCTTTTCCACATGTTATCCTCATGCTAATCGCTCCGAATCGTTTATTTTTACCTAATGGGGGAAGCCTTTTACCTTATGCCCACTTTTCCACTCCTTTTTAGCCCACTGTCCGATTTTGTTTTGAACACATTATCCTACCATTTTCCACATCGTGTTGGGTGTGGAAAACGGTGGATAAAACACGGATAAGTGGTCAACTTTCAACACGAACTCTCAACTCCAGACTTTAAGGTGGCTTTTGCACGTTTTATCCGCATGCTTATCCCCAGTTTATCCACTGCTTTTGGTATAGCCTTCCACTGCTTGCCCTTATGCCCAAGTGAGAATTACACAAGCGGTGAATAAAGTGTGTATAACCGGTCATTATTATTTTGTACCTCTCCGCTCAGGGGTCGAAAATTATCTCTTTGGGGAAAAAATGTGGATAAGTTCTTTGTTAAGTGTTCTTAATTGCTGGATTGTCTGTGGAAAAAGCTGCTTGTTGTATAATTCTTCAGAGGATACTATGTGGAAAAGAACGCTCCCCAAAAAGGTCGTTCAGATTGGGGAGTTGTTCAAACAAATAAAGGATGGCTATCCTGTTTGTTTAAGAAAGCAATGCTTTTGATGGTAAACAAGGGGGGGATAATCGGATTGCTCAACGATGATGCCTTTTAGAAAAGAAGAAATATAGCGGGCGATTTTACACATCGGAAGAGGCCAATTCCGGTTTGTTCCGTTTTCTTTTTGGCTTTGGCACTTCTATAAGCCCTTTTTCTTTCGCAAATTGGATGCAGGCTTTGGTGAATGATAGAAAAAGCGGATGTGGTGCATTGACATTTGATTGGTACTCCGGATGAAATTGGGCTCCAACAAACCAACGATGCTCTGGCCATTCAATGATTTCAACCAAGTCTTGTTTTGGGTTTATCCCGGAAAAAAGCAATCCATTTTCCCTAAGTTTATACCGTAGGTCGTTATTCACTTCATAGCGGTGTCGGTGTCGTTCTTGGATGTCAGTTTTACCGTAGGCTTCGTATGCGTTTGTTCCTGCTTCTACAACACATTCGTATAAGCCCAAGCGCATGGTTCCGCCTTTTTGGGTAATTTCTTTTTGGCTCTCCATCAGATTGATCACTGGATAAGGGGTATCAGGATCAAACTCGGTAGAGTCTGCCGAAGTCCACCCACAAACATTACGGGCAAATTCAATTACAGCACATTGCATTCCCAGACAAATACCTAAGAAGGGAATGTTGTGTTCGCGCACGTAGCGTATAGCCGAGATTTTACCTGGAATGCCACGAGAACCAAATCCGGGGGCTACCAGAATTCCTGTGAGCCCTTCCATCTGTTCCGCAATATTTTCCGGTGTAATGTTTTCAGAATGAATAAGTTTTAACTCAATGGCCACTTCGTTTGCTGCTCCAGCGAGAACAAAACTCTCTGTAATGGACTTGTAGGCGTCCTGATGGTCCACATATTTACCGACCAATCCGATTCGGATGGTATGTCTGGGGTGTTTAAGTCTTTTCAGGAACTGAATCCAACTTCGCATGTCGGGTGTTTTTCGTAAGGCATCATTGAGCCGTAGAATCTCGCAAACAACCTTGTCCAAGCCTTCTTGTTGAAGAAGAAGTGGGACGTCATAGATGGTTCCTGCGTCTAATGCTGCAATAACCGCACTTTGTGGCACATTACAAAACAGTGCAATTTTTTTTCGGATACTTTCTTCGATCGGCATTTCCGATCGGCAAACGAGTATATCTGGCTGTATCCCATGTCCCAATAATGTTTTGACAGAATATTGCGTTGGTTTAGTCTTTAGTTCTCCGGCTGCCGAGAGATAAGGAACCAAGGTGAGGTGAATATCACAAGTGTTTCCACGACCCATTTCAAAACTAAGTTGTCGGATAGCCTCTAAATATGGCTGACTTTCGATGTCACCAACCGTGCCACCTACTTCAATCATCACCACATCATAATCGCCACTGTTGCCCAACATTGTCATCCAAGATTTGATTTCATCAATTACATGAGGAACCACTTGAACGGTTTTTCCCAAGTATTCTCCTGCCCGCTCTTTACGAATGACTTCAGAATAAATTCTTCCGGTAGAAACACTATTTGCCTGCGACATTGGAATGCCGAGATACCGCTCATAATGCCCTAGATCTAAATCCGTCTCCGCTCCATCATTGGTCACATATACCTCGCCGTGTTCATAAGGATTCATTGTTCCGGGATCCACATTGATATAGGGGTCGAATTTCTGAATGGTTACTCGTAGGCCACGGGCTTCTAAAAGTCGGCCCAACGAAGCAATTAATATGCCCTTTCCAAGAGACGATGTTACACCACCGGTTACAAAAATATACTTGGTTTCCACAAGAGGTTTGGTTTAGTACGGGGAAGCTGGCAAGTAAGAGTTGCCTTCCCAAAATAAGACTTTGTGCAGAGGTTCCCTGAATCAATTTGGGACGAAGATTCAGGGTTTGATGATGTCCGTTGGAAAAATTAATCATTTTGTATTGGTCGCACATCTTACACTAAGCATATTGACCAATCTAACAAAAATGAAAAACAAAAATTTGGATCCAGAAGTGCTTAAACAACTTGTAAAAGAGGCCTTAACCGAGCTAGTAGAGGAAAAACGGGAGATTTTTAATGCCCTCTTCTGTGAAGCCGTCGAACAATACTTTGATTCAAGTCATCAGCAATTGGCAGATATATCACAGCTATCCATGCCTGAAATTTATCCTTCGGTTGTAGGACAAGCATAAAAAAAGGCGGTTATGGATTTAACCGCCTTTTTTTAGGGTTTCATTTAGCCTTTTATCGGACCAATTTTAACGTTGTGCCAGAATTAATCGTTTGGTTGAGCTGTAGTTGGTTCATAATAGCAAGCGTTTCCGGCGTCAGGCTGTTGGAGAGCCGTGTTGGAAGGAAGGTTTGGAAAATGCCGTTTTTGTTTGCTCGTTGCAATACCAATTTAGAAGGTTGGCGAGTTAGTTTTTCTTGATCTTTTAAAGTAGCAAATCCATTCACCACTTGATCAAAGGTGGTCCGATGAGTGGCAATATTGCTTGCAGCGGCAAGTCCCATAAAATTGAAGACATTTCCGCCATATTCTATAAAATAGGAACGAATTCCCATCTGGGCTTGTCCGTTCTGATCTACCGTATAAGCATCTACCACGACACCCGAAATACCATTGTTAAGGGTGACGGCATTTGAAGAAGTCGTCTTAACCCCTTGAGTATTGGCCAATTTTGTGGCAGCCTCGCGTGCTGTTTTTTCTGCTGCAAAGGAAAACTTCATCCCTGCATCTTGTTGTGCATTGACCATTTGAACGGCTGAGCTCCCATTTTGTAAGGCCCAGCCCTGCGGTACCGGAAATTGGAACTTCAGGTCTGGATGGTAAAAAACATTGTTTTCTGTAAAGCCTTGTCTGGGGTTTTCTCCAATGGTAATGCCGTCAATTTGTGTAAAGAATGACTGTTGATTAATCTTCGTTAGCGACATGGTTTGCGCATACTTTTGCTCAAGTTGTATCATGGTTGCTTCTCGTTCTCCGGGATCGGGGTGACTGGACATAAATGCCGGAATTGCTTGACCACTTGATTGTTGGATGCGCTTCAGAGATTGAAAGAACCGCGAGGCTTCTCCTACCTTGTATCCAGCCATGGCAGCATATTCCACCCCGAGTGCGTCGGACTCCCGCTCTGCTTCACGTCCATACGAGAGGAGTTTAAGGCTGAGGCCCGTAGAGAGAACCTGAGCACCGGTTTCGAGCATGTCTTGCGGTAATCCGGCTGCTGCGCCAATTAATACGCCCAGTATGGTCCCAATCTGTGTCCGTTGTTGGCGCCCCATTTGGATAGAGGTATGTCTTGCAATCACATGCCCAATTTCGTGACCGAGAACCACGGCCAGTTGTGCCTCGTTGTCTGTATGCGCCAAAAGACCACGGGTTACATAAATGTATCCTCCGGGCAATGCAAACGCATTCACAATAGGGCTATCTAACACCCGAAAGGTAAATGGAGTATTGCGAATTTCCTCCGATGTCTCCGGTCTGCGTGCATGGCTATATTTAAGAACTTCTTGCCCCAGTTGATTTACGTAGGTTGAAAGTTTCGTGTTTTCATAAAGGCCATATTCTGCGATAATTTCCTGATCGGTCTGTTTGCCAAGCTCAACTTCCTGAGCCCAGGTGTAGGCATAAGACCGCTTGTTTCCGGTGACAAGGCTTTGATCAACTGCGCCACAACCTGCAATAAAGGTAATGCTGGCGAGGATAAAGCCCCTAATTATGTTATGATACTTGTTTGTCATGGTATGTATGAGGTTTATATAAGGTGAAAGTATTGATTATGGCTGAGAACTTTTGTGGTTTATGTGGAAGCACCTGTTTCGTATATCTTCAAAAGAAATAACTGTATTGAAGGTTTGATCTTCTACGGCGGTAATGATGCATTGCCCAATTTGTTCCGAACACAATAAATCTAAGAAGATTTTCGATCGTTTGGAATCAAGGTCTCCAAAAATATCATCCAGCAGAAGAATTGGTTTCTCGTTCATATGCTCCGCAAGGTAAAAATATTTTGCCAATTGAAGCATAAGACCAAAGGTACGATGCTGTCCATGCGATGCAAATCTTCTTATTTCTAATTTGTTCAATAAAAAAATCATTTCATCTCTGTGGGGGCCTACAAGCGAACGCCCCATCTCTATCTCGCTTTGTTGTAAATGAGTGAGTTTTTTTCTGAAGGCCTGCTCAATTTCTTCTGGAGCACCAAATTCAATTGTTTGATAACGGATATGGGGGACTTCGCCCACTACCGAGATAGACTGATGGGCTTGTTGAAGAAATGGCATAAAGGTCTGAAAAAAACGAACTCTTTGACGGATAATTCGGCTTCCTGTCTGAATCAGTTCTTCATTCCAAGACAGCAATTGTTCACTTTGTTTTAATCGTTGTCGCTTTAGTTGCAGGAGGAGTGCGTTTCGTTGAGCAACAGCCCGTTGATACAACAATAAATCGTGTAGGTATAGCGGTTTTACCTGAGACAAAATGTTATTTAAGAACTTACGTCGTACTTCGGGTCCTTCACTTGTCAACGCCCGGTCATCTGGCGAAAAAATCACCAGCGGAAACTTGCCGATGACCTGAGAAAGGGTGTTTTGGGGGATTTTGTTAATAAAAATGCGTTTGCCTTCACTAGGTACGAAAACCAATTTGGCGTGCATGTGTACTCCGTCTTCCCGTATAAACGTTCCTGCGGTTTCAAAAGATGTTGCCCCAAACCGGAGAACATATTGATCTTTGGAGGCCAGAAAACTTTTTGTTAGACACAGATAGTGGATCGCTTCCAGAATATTGGTCTTCCCCATTCCATTGTCTCCATAAAGCAGATTAATCTTCGGCCCAAACGCGAAGTGGCTGTCTTCATGCGAACGAAAGTTGTGTAGGTGTATAGTCTCTATGATCATGGCCTTGCCTTGCTGCCGCACACGGCTTGCTTTAACATGGAACTAAAAGGGGTAAGATATGAAAAGAGCCTTCGTATTGCTCAAAGGCTCTTTGGGTTTACTTATGGATTCGGAGTCGGGTTTGGGGGAGGGGTGGTATTACCACCGCCATCACCCTCTGGTCCAGGTGGAGGGGTGGTACTCTCACTGCCATCATCCCCTGTTGGGTATTCTTCTTTTTTTTCTTCATCTGCCATCTGTTTATGGGTTTTGTTGTTTCTGAATGTTGGGTATATTATTACAGCAGAACTACCCACTTATTAGACAAACAGTCGTGATTAAACATAACCTCTTCGGAGAATTTTTTTTCGTACTACTTTTTTGTGCCTTACCTCAATTTATACATGCAGCCGGAAAAGAATCGTGTGCTGCTTTAGAGTTACGTTGGAAGCCTTTCTATAACGTCCATTTTGAACTCTGGGACAATACCCGCTTAGAGACCATATTTACCACCTCACGAAATTTATATTTCTGCAAGACCTCCAAGGCAGAACAATTTAAGGTACTGATTACGGGGATACGTGCGGCACAAATGGGCGGTAAAGGATACGGCGAGGTGAGCCATCTTTTGAATCTTGCAAAAAAAACACTTCCATACCTGTCTGGAAATGAAGAAGCTATTTGGTTTCGCCTCAATGGAAACCTCGCCTGGAGGAGGTCTAAGTTTGAGGCCGCATGGAATTATGCTCAAGCGTTTTCTCGTTTCGACTCCCTTACTTCTCCTTACGAACAGGCGGCAATCGCGCTGAGTATGGCATTGGTTTTGGAGAACAGCAACAATCCTAAAGATGCTCGAAAATTTTTGACACTCACGCAGGAGCTCTTGAACCATTACAAGGGCAATCCTTCGGAAATCGTCTCCTTGAAATCTCGTCTTCATTCTGTGATGGTAGATAATTATATTTTGGAAAAGGTGGATCTGAGTGAAGGGAGCATGGAAGAAAATGTAGAGCTAAGAAAACTGATCCAGCCATTGAAAGAAGATATAATTTTGTTGGAAAAAAATAATAAATATGATCAATTGATTAATGTTTACATTGGTATTGGTCAATTGTATTCTTATTTGAAAGAATTTAATTTGTCTTATTCTTCCTATGAACAAGCGCGTCAGATCGCAATTAGGGTTCAAAAGACAGAAAGACTTGCATTTATTTATTACCGAATGGGACAGCTTTCCCAACAACAGAACCAAATCAGGCAAGCGATTTTATTTTTTGAAAAAGCGCTTCATTTGGCAACAAGTACCAATAGTCGTTACCTGATTTCGCGTATCCAAAATCGTTACGGATTTTCTCTTGAGCAGGCTGGTCGGATTGTAGAGGCGGAGGCTGTTTATAGACAGTACATTTTGGATGCTGAAAATGCAAGAGCGGATATGGGTATTACGGATTTTGGTAAGACCAATTTTTTGAGTAACGAAAACGCTAGTTTTTTAGGTTTGGTGCGGATACTCATTCAGACCAAGCGGTTTGAAGAGGCTTTATATTGGTTAGATGCCACTCGGGGGCGTTTTTTAGAAAATCTAAATGAATACGCAAACTGGGTAGCAGGACTACCTCAGAGTCAACAGCGCGAGTTAAGTACCATAGAAAGCCGTATTGCCTTCCTTCGTGCAAGTGCTACAAAGAATGACAAACAACAAGGGAATCATAATCATATATCGGAGTTAAAGACTTATGTAGAACAGATATTACTTCAGTCTAAGGCGAATCGTTTGTGGAAATCCAGCCATAGCCTTACGCAGATGAAAAGAGATCAGTATTCCTCTGATTTTTTGAAGCAGTTACAGGCAAGACTCCGTGAGCAACATCAGGTGGCCCTCTTTTATTACTTAGATCGAGAGACCGATCCAACAATTCTTAGGGCCATCCAATCATATGTGGTGGTGGTCACTCCAGAATCTGTTCACTTTGTTCCGCTTAGGGTTCATGGACAAGAGGTGGGGAACTTGCTAAACTCCTTATATCGTACCAGAGAGCGCTCTATACATTTCGATCTTCGGACTCTCTATCAATTATATCAGGGGCTCTTTGCTCCTGTAGAAAATGTGATTAATGGGTATCAAAGGGTGGTTCTGTTTAAAGATGATGTATTGGTTCGCTTGCCTTTTTCTATGCTGGTAGCTCAGCCACCCAAAAATAGATTTGACTATGGTCATGCGGATTTTTTAGTTCGCCGGTTTTCATTCTCTCAGGAATTATCGGTTACTCTTTATACAGGACAATCTCAGCGTCGGAATGCTCCTACTTCCTTTTCCCACAATCTGATTTTTGGTCGGAGCCAGTTTGGAAGTGCAGAGTTTCTTGCCCCTTTACCTGGTGTTTACCCAGAAGTAAAGACTATTGGCAGCCTTTTGCCGTGGGTGAAAATTGGTTTAGACGGTGGGGCAAAGGAGTTTAATTTTAAGCGAGATATGGCAAAGAGCTATTTAATGCATTTGGCATCCCACACCATTATGAATGCAGAAAACCCCTTATATACGTTTTTGTCGTTGCGGAAATCTGGAAACAATGATGGAAAACTTTTTCTGTTTGAGCTTTTTTATAACCGACTTCATACGGAATTGGTGACCCTAAGCAGTTGTAACTCTGGGGTAGGGGAGCGGCTATCTGGAGAAGGATTTGCAGGGATGCAATATGCCTTGCGGTCTGCGGGGGTTAAAAGTGTTTTAGCAACCAATTGGCCAGCAGCTGATAATGCTTTTCCTAACTTGATGCAAAAGTTTTATAGAGGTCTTAAGTCTGGCCTTCCGAAAGATCAGGCTTTGCGAAATGCCCAATTACACCTGCTACATTCTGGGAGTCGTATAGAGAAAAGCCCTTATTACTGGGCATCCCTGCTTTTGTATGGTGATTCTTCTCCGCTTTCTTTTAAACCTGTTTTTGCTGCACTATCTCGTCAGCACGTTGCTGCTTTTTTGTTGTTGATATTGTTGTTGTTGTTCTATCAGTGGCAATTTCAGCATCAAAATAAGAGATTTGCTTAAAGCGGAATCTTTAACCCATAAATAGGTTTTAAAGGATGTTGTAAACCACAAACATTTTGTATATGAACGCCAATCCAGCCCTCTTTTCAACGTTACAAATCCTTACGACCGAACAGCGTAATCCTGCCTCTGAAAACATTGACATGGAGTCTATTTGGAATATTCTCGAAATTATAAATACGGAAGACCATTTGGTGCCAATAGCTGTTCGTCGCGAGATTCCACAAATTGCCCGTGCAGTAGAGTGGGTGGAAATGGCCTTTCGTTCGGGTGGCCGGCTGATTTATGTGGGAGCAGGTACAAGCGGCAGGTTGGGTATTTTGGATGCCTCTGAGTGTCCACCTACATATGGCGTTCCGCCAGAATGGGTTGATGCCTTCATTGCGGGTGGTCCTGATGCTGTATTTCGCTCAAAAGAAGGTGCTGAAGATGATCCTGAGGATGGAATGCAGGAATTGCGTAATAGATCGGTTTCAGGGCGTGATGTGGTGTGTGGAATTGCCGCCAGTGGCCGAACACCCTTTGTTTTTGGTGCACTGGAATATGCACATCAAGTGGGCGCCAAGACAATTCTGGTGACGACTAATCCAGGGAATTCAGAAGATACTTTTTTGGATTTGGTGATTTGTCCGGTTGTAGGGCCTGAAGTGGTGAT contains:
- a CDS encoding serine/threonine protein phosphatase, with amino-acid sequence MGFVAIGDVHGCRVTLEALLKEIAPREDDILVFIGDYIDRGPDSKGVIDFLLAYRKTQNCVFLRGNHEQMLLDMLDGGIEALWLSNGGRDTMESYRRAGFEQIPEEHIRFIRDTLFYYEAEEFLFVHGGLKPRFTVAQNLSLFDQEIFLWERSHLRTEFNEWEKTVICGHTPQPHVLMQANLICIDTGCVFNYIPQFGTLSAIRLPEHQIITIPNQERPVPLNG
- the nusB gene encoding transcription antitermination factor NusB, producing MSTRRQARERVMQALYAFELSGSDAQEIIRTVLKRELDPAAHAFATSLFLQTIDSNAETAEIIKQHTRNWELRRIALIDRILMRIAITELLGFPDIPPKVTINECIEVAKEYSTAQSGKFINGILDAILGDLTKAGKISKTGRGLVEISASNPVRQKASVNEAE
- a CDS encoding DNA internalization-related competence protein ComEC/Rec2, which produces MYSSASLIARWRSFPMLMVVLLMGSGIMAAPLFAHEDWFLGTIMLLCWIFATSLLPERKLVSLRPLFRGIGLGLLCFVFGGLRMSADLNSAPNDISHFITEPITSGQTLVYGEVSDFPVRYRSGLRFTLKVFGIEQNRYQVASGKVLVYLKLNPESGLPDLHWGDHIQVAGRLERPKPKRNPADFDFATYLSHKNIQSVLYVREPQTLSRTGNTNGWIHRSVNHLREKIRHTITHYTASNEMASMQKALLIGDRTDLPENLKQSFNNTGLTHLLAVSGLHVLLIGMVLFNLLRPLLGRIKRLSWTAIEVIRCTVTFVVLIFFLWITGGSPSVIRAVVMAAVFLSATLIQRDTSGLNSLGVAMFIMLLLQPGTLYDIGFQLSCAAVAGIVIFQPSLQRITKYKPIRHDWQKAGIQSIGVSVVATAATAPILLYHFGQVSLAGVWLNLVAIPLSDLAILSILLTVVLDWFVPSVAFVMGNTASALTSLFTGFVSISDTYFGHFRIHGFVTSLWLILSLLLALFMFAQWDFPRIRYRTAIAALFFALIGFTLPRISSSLSPQLKVTFFDVGQGDAALIEFPNGKTLLIDAGDRNEFYDAGLSTIIPHLRKLNRNRLDVVVISHPHQDHMGGLPSLLTQLDIGEVFTNLQPCQSNICIEVDSLALVRNVAIKGLQRGMFLQLDPSVLVEVLAPVSKPLAHQDVNSHSIVLRIQHGTHQFLFMGDGTAFTEYGLIQTNPVALASDVVKVGHHGSATSSTPEFIQRVMKPKTKAVVSVAERNVYRLPNENVLGRWRYFGAEVVETRSEGAIIFTASAKGVKQVAWR
- a CDS encoding CTP synthase, which produces METKYIFVTGGVTSSLGKGILIASLGRLLEARGLRVTIQKFDPYINVDPGTMNPYEHGEVYVTNDGAETDLDLGHYERYLGIPMSQANSVSTGRIYSEVIRKERAGEYLGKTVQVVPHVIDEIKSWMTMLGNSGDYDVVMIEVGGTVGDIESQPYLEAIRQLSFEMGRGNTCDIHLTLVPYLSAAGELKTKPTQYSVKTLLGHGIQPDILVCRSEMPIEESIRKKIALFCNVPQSAVIAALDAGTIYDVPLLLQQEGLDKVVCEILRLNDALRKTPDMRSWIQFLKRLKHPRHTIRIGLVGKYVDHQDAYKSITESFVLAGAANEVAIELKLIHSENITPENIAEQMEGLTGILVAPGFGSRGIPGKISAIRYVREHNIPFLGICLGMQCAVIEFARNVCGWTSADSTEFDPDTPYPVINLMESQKEITQKGGTMRLGLYECVVEAGTNAYEAYGKTDIQERHRHRYEVNNDLRYKLRENGLLFSGINPKQDLVEIIEWPEHRWFVGAQFHPEYQSNVNAPHPLFLSFTKACIQFAKEKGLIEVPKPKRKRNKPELASSDV
- a CDS encoding M48 family metalloprotease: MTNKYHNIIRGFILASITFIAGCGAVDQSLVTGNKRSYAYTWAQEVELGKQTDQEIIAEYGLYENTKLSTYVNQLGQEVLKYSHARRPETSEEIRNTPFTFRVLDSPIVNAFALPGGYIYVTRGLLAHTDNEAQLAVVLGHEIGHVIARHTSIQMGRQQRTQIGTILGVLIGAAAGLPQDMLETGAQVLSTGLSLKLLSYGREAERESDALGVEYAAMAGYKVGEASRFFQSLKRIQQSSGQAIPAFMSSHPDPGEREATMIQLEQKYAQTMSLTKINQQSFFTQIDGITIGENPRQGFTENNVFYHPDLKFQFPVPQGWALQNGSSAVQMVNAQQDAGMKFSFAAEKTAREAATKLANTQGVKTTSSNAVTLNNGISGVVVDAYTVDQNGQAQMGIRSYFIEYGGNVFNFMGLAAASNIATHRTTFDQVVNGFATLKDQEKLTRQPSKLVLQRANKNGIFQTFLPTRLSNSLTPETLAIMNQLQLNQTINSGTTLKLVR